In Listeria monocytogenes, the following proteins share a genomic window:
- the dnaI gene encoding primosomal protein DnaI — MDNIERTLGQLFEGRDFEKEYQGLKQQVLHYQPIQDFFKEHKEEVTEQLVNQNLSNLYEFMTQHKKFTEQEETLMPGYAPKLVLNGEFITVTYYPTKEKIEEDKRRAVERRIRSLYMPKQVVDANLADFYTDEESRQLALVEAYQFLNNYPPKSGERVKGLFIHGSFGTGKSYLLGALAKELALKGISSTLVYLPEFMREVKQSISDNTVGEKIQFAKETEVLMLDDIGAESMTAWTRDEVLGAILQFRMQEELPTFFSSNYNMDQLENHLMFAQNGTEEKLKARRIMERVRYLSKEVNLEGKNRRF; from the coding sequence ATGGATAACATCGAAAGAACATTAGGACAACTTTTTGAAGGACGCGACTTTGAAAAAGAATACCAAGGTTTAAAACAACAAGTTCTCCATTATCAACCAATTCAAGACTTTTTCAAAGAACATAAAGAAGAAGTTACCGAGCAATTAGTTAATCAAAACTTGTCCAATTTATATGAATTCATGACACAACACAAAAAATTCACGGAACAGGAAGAAACCTTAATGCCCGGCTATGCGCCAAAACTTGTCCTTAATGGGGAATTCATCACTGTCACCTATTATCCGACGAAAGAGAAAATAGAAGAAGATAAACGCCGCGCAGTTGAGCGAAGAATTCGTTCTCTTTATATGCCTAAGCAAGTAGTGGATGCGAACTTAGCGGACTTTTATACCGATGAAGAATCGCGTCAATTGGCGCTTGTGGAAGCGTATCAATTCTTAAATAATTACCCTCCAAAAAGTGGCGAGCGTGTCAAAGGCTTATTTATTCATGGTAGCTTTGGAACCGGAAAATCCTACTTACTTGGAGCCCTTGCAAAAGAGCTTGCTTTGAAAGGAATCTCATCGACACTTGTTTATTTACCCGAGTTCATGCGCGAAGTGAAACAGTCTATTTCTGACAATACAGTCGGTGAAAAAATTCAATTTGCGAAAGAAACAGAAGTGCTAATGCTCGATGATATCGGCGCAGAATCGATGACCGCTTGGACGCGTGATGAAGTATTGGGTGCGATTTTACAATTCCGGATGCAAGAGGAATTACCCACTTTCTTCTCCTCAAATTACAACATGGATCAACTAGAAAATCATTTAATGTTTGCCCAAAATGGCACGGAAGAAAAACTAAAAGCTCGCCGAATCATGGAACGCGTGCGCTATTTGTCGAAAGAGGTTAACTTAGAAGGTAAAAATCGCCGTTTCTAA